The Pseudonocardia sp. HH130630-07 DNA window CTCCTCCTCCGGCTGCAGGGCCAGGAGGTTCGCCAGGTGCTGTCCGCGGGCCGTCCGGTTCGCCTCGGGCAGCTCGTAGGCCTTGAGCCGGTAGACCCGCCCGCGGTTGGTGAAGAACAGCATCCAGTCGTGCGTGGAGCACACGAAGAAGTGGTTGACGATGTCGTCCTGCTTCAGCTGCGCGCCCTGCACACCCTTCCCGCCGCGCTTCTGCGCCCGGTACAGGTCGGTCTTCGTGCGCTTCGCGTAGCCGGTGCGGGTGATCGTGACGACGACGTCCTCGACCGCGATGAGGTCCTCGTCGGTCACGTCGCCGTCGTAGCCGACGATCCGGGTGCGCCGGTCGTCGCCGTGCTGCTCGACGATCTCGGCGAGCTCGTCGCGGACGATCTCCCGCTGCCGCTCGGGGCGGGCCAGGATGTCCTCGTAGTCGGCGATCTCGCGCTCGATCTCGGCGAGCTCGTCGACGATCTTCTGGCGCTCCAGCGCGGCGAGCCGGCGCAGCTGCATGTCCAGGATCGCCTGGGCCTGGATCTCGTCGACCGTCAGCAGGTCGATCAGGCCGGCCCTGGCGACGTCGACCGTGGCCGACGCCCGGATCAGTGCGATGACCTCGTCGAGCGCGTCGAGCGCCTTGACCAGACCGCGCAGGATGTGGGCCCGCTCCTCGGCCTTGCGCAGCCGGTAGCGGGTCCGCCGGACGATGACCTCGATCTGGTGCCGCACGTAGTGCCGCACGATCTGGTCCAGGCGCAGCGTGCGCGGCACGCCGTCGACGATCGACAGCATGTTCGCGCCGAAGCTGTGCTGCAGCTGGGTGTGCTTGTACAGGTTGTTCAGCACGACCTTGGCGACGGCGTCGCGCTTCAGCGTGATCACGATCCGCATGCCGATGCGGTCGCTGGACTCGTCGACGATCTCGGCGATCCCGGCGATCTTGCCGTCGCGCACCATCGTCGCGATCGACTCGATGAGGTTGTCCGGGTTCACCATGTAGGGCAGCTCGGTGACGACCAGCGTCGTCCGGCCCTTGGCGTCCTCCTCGACCTCGACGACCGCACGCATCCGGATCGAGCCGCGGCCGGTCCGGTACGCCGACTCGATCCCGTCCCGGCCGACGATCAGGCCGTGGGTCGGGAAGTCCGGGCCCTTGATGCGCTCCATGAGCGCATCGAGGAGCTCCTCGTCGGTCGCGTCCGGGTTCTCCAGGCACCAGGTGACCCCGGCGCCGACCTCACGCAGGTTGTGCGGCGGGATGTTGGTCGCCATCCCGACCGCGATGCCGGAGCTGCCGTTGATCAGCAGGTTCGGCACCCGGGACGGCAGGACGGTGGGTTCCTGGGTCTTGCCGTCGTAGTTGTCGAGGAAGTCGACGGTCTCTTCCTCGATGTCCTGCAGCATCGCCATGGCGAGCGGGGACAGCCGGCACTCGGTGTACCGCATGGCGGCCGCCGGGTCGTTGCCGCGGGAACCGAAGTTGCCCTGCCCCTGGATGAGCGGGTAGCGCATCGACCACGACTGGGCCAGCCGCACCAGGGCGTCGTAGATCGCCGAGTCACCGTGCGGGTGGTAGTTACCCATCACGTCACCGACGACGCGGGCGCACTTGACCGGTGCGCGGTCCGGCCGGAAGCCGTTCTCCCCCATCGAGTAGAGGACGCGGCGGTGCACCGGCTTGAGTCCGTCCTCCACCAGTGGCAGCGCGCGCCCGACGATCACGCTCATCGCGTAGTCGATGTAGGACCGCTGCATCTCCTGCTGGATGTCGACCGGTTCGACCCGGCCGCCACCCTCTCCGCCGCCTGCCGCGGGGGCGGCGGGGTCGATCGTGTCCGTCACGAAGTCTCCTCGTGCGAGTTCGTACGTTCGTCTGGATCAGGTGTGTGGATCAGACGTCCAGGAAGCGCACGTCCTTGGCGTTGCGGGTGATGAACGACCGGCGGGACTCGACGTCCTCGCCCATGAGCACCGAGAACAGCTCGTCCGCGGTCGCCGCGTCGTCCAGGCTCACCTGCAGCAGCAGCCGGTTCGTCGGGTCCATCGTGGTCTCCCACAGCTCCTTGGCGTCCATCTCGCCGAGACCCTTGTAGCGCTGCACGCCCTGGTCCTTGGGGAGCTTCTTGCCGGCCGCACGGCCGGCCTCGATCAGCCCGTCGCGCTCGCGGTCGGAGTAGGCGTACTCCGGCTCGGCGCCGCGGCCGCCCCACTTCAGCTTGTACAGCGGCGGCTGGGCCAGGAACACGTGCCCGTTCTCGATCAGCGGGCGCATGAACCGGAACAGCAACGTGAGCAGCAGCGTGCGGATGTGCTGGCCGTCGACGTCGGCGTCGGCCATCAGCACCAGCTTGTGGTACCGCAGCTTGGCGAGGTCGAAGTCGTCGTGGATGCCGGTGCCCATCGCGGTGATGATCGACTGGACCTCGGTGTTCTTGAGGACGCGGTCGATCCGGGCCTTCTCGACGTTGATGATCTTGCCGCGGATCGGCAGGATCGCCTGGTGCATCGAGTCGCGGCCGGCCTTCGCCGAGCCGCCGGCGGAGTCGCCCTCCACGATGTAGAGCTCGCAGCTCTCCGGGTCCCGGGACCGGCAGTCCGACAGCTTGCCGGGCAGGCCGCCGATGTCACCGGCGCTCTTGCGGCGCACCAGCTCGCGGGCCCGGCGCGCGGCGAGCCGCGCCTGGGCCGAGGAGACCGCCTTGTTGACGATCGTCTTGGCCTCGGTGGGGTTGCGCTCGAACCAGTCGGCGAGCCACTCGTTCGACACCCGCTGGACGAACGACTTGACCTCGGTGTTGCCGAGCTTGGTCTTCGTCTGGCCCTCGAACTGCGGCTCGGAGATCTTCACCGAGACGATCGCGGCGAGCCCCTCGCGGATGTCGTCCCCGGACAGCGCCGGATCCTTCTCCTTGATCAGCTTCTTGTCGCGGGCGTACCGGTTCACGGTCGCGGTCAGCGCGTGCCGGAAGCCCTCCTCGTGGGTGCCGCCCTCGTGCGTGTTGATCGTGTTCGCGAACGTGTAGACCGACTCGGAGTAACCCGAGTTCCACTGCATCGCGACCTCGACCTGGTGGCCGGGGCCCTCGCCGGTGTAGGCGACGATCTTGCGGTGGATCGGGTCCTTGGACTTGTTCAGGTGCGCGACGAAGTCCTCCAGCCCGTTCGGGTAGTGGAAGACGTACTCCTTCGGCTTCGCGACGTAGCCCTCGGCGTCCGGCTCCGTGTCGGCGTCGACCACCGGGGCCGCCTCGATCGGGTTCCCGTCGGCGTCGACCGCGTCCGACGACGGGACACCGGCGGCCGGCTCGGGGCGCCGCTCGTCGCGCAGGACCATGGTGAGGCCCTTGTTGAGGAACGTCTGCTCCTGCAGCCGGCGGCGGATCGTCTCCAGCGTGTAGGCGGTCGTCTCGAAGATCGTCGGGTCGGCCCAGTAGGTGATCGTGGTGCCGCTGTCGGACTTCTTCGTGGTGCCGGCCTCGATGAGCTCGCCGGGCTTGGCGTGGTCGTAGCGCTGCTTCCAGATCACGCCGTCCTTGCGGACCTCGACCTCGAGCGCGGTGGACAGCGCGTTCACGA harbors:
- the gyrB gene encoding DNA topoisomerase (ATP-hydrolyzing) subunit B → MAGSRGEENQLLVAQDKAAKNAYGASSITVLKGLEAVRKRPGMYIGSTGERGLHHLIWEVVDNSVDEAMAGHATKVVVTLQADGGVRVEDDGRGIPVEMHPTEKKPTLEVVLTSLHAGGKFDDKSYAVSGGLHGVGVSVVNALSTALEVEVRKDGVIWKQRYDHAKPGELIEAGTTKKSDSGTTITYWADPTIFETTAYTLETIRRRLQEQTFLNKGLTMVLRDERRPEPAAGVPSSDAVDADGNPIEAAPVVDADTEPDAEGYVAKPKEYVFHYPNGLEDFVAHLNKSKDPIHRKIVAYTGEGPGHQVEVAMQWNSGYSESVYTFANTINTHEGGTHEEGFRHALTATVNRYARDKKLIKEKDPALSGDDIREGLAAIVSVKISEPQFEGQTKTKLGNTEVKSFVQRVSNEWLADWFERNPTEAKTIVNKAVSSAQARLAARRARELVRRKSAGDIGGLPGKLSDCRSRDPESCELYIVEGDSAGGSAKAGRDSMHQAILPIRGKIINVEKARIDRVLKNTEVQSIITAMGTGIHDDFDLAKLRYHKLVLMADADVDGQHIRTLLLTLLFRFMRPLIENGHVFLAQPPLYKLKWGGRGAEPEYAYSDRERDGLIEAGRAAGKKLPKDQGVQRYKGLGEMDAKELWETTMDPTNRLLLQVSLDDAATADELFSVLMGEDVESRRSFITRNAKDVRFLDV
- the gyrA gene encoding DNA gyrase subunit A, whose amino-acid sequence is MQRSYIDYAMSVIVGRALPLVEDGLKPVHRRVLYSMGENGFRPDRAPVKCARVVGDVMGNYHPHGDSAIYDALVRLAQSWSMRYPLIQGQGNFGSRGNDPAAAMRYTECRLSPLAMAMLQDIEEETVDFLDNYDGKTQEPTVLPSRVPNLLINGSSGIAVGMATNIPPHNLREVGAGVTWCLENPDATDEELLDALMERIKGPDFPTHGLIVGRDGIESAYRTGRGSIRMRAVVEVEEDAKGRTTLVVTELPYMVNPDNLIESIATMVRDGKIAGIAEIVDESSDRIGMRIVITLKRDAVAKVVLNNLYKHTQLQHSFGANMLSIVDGVPRTLRLDQIVRHYVRHQIEVIVRRTRYRLRKAEERAHILRGLVKALDALDEVIALIRASATVDVARAGLIDLLTVDEIQAQAILDMQLRRLAALERQKIVDELAEIEREIADYEDILARPERQREIVRDELAEIVEQHGDDRRTRIVGYDGDVTDEDLIAVEDVVVTITRTGYAKRTKTDLYRAQKRGGKGVQGAQLKQDDIVNHFFVCSTHDWMLFFTNRGRVYRLKAYELPEANRTARGQHLANLLALQPEEEIAQVMQIKDYSARPYLVLATRNGLVKKSRLTDFDSNRSGGLIGINLRDDDELVGAVLCSGDDDLLLVSAEGQSIRFTATDDALRPMGRATSGVLGMRFNSGDQLLALGVIRPDTFLLVATTGGYAKRTPIEDYPVQGRGGKGVLTLQYDRRRGTLVGALIVGIDDELYAITSTGGVIRTSAREVRKAGRQTKGVRLMNLGESSTLLAVARNAEETEEDPGQQA